A single region of the Polyodon spathula isolate WHYD16114869_AA chromosome 5, ASM1765450v1, whole genome shotgun sequence genome encodes:
- the LOC121315440 gene encoding akirin-2-like, with protein MACGATLKRTMDFDPLMSQASPKRRRCAPMSTPSASTSSPQKYLRMEPSPFGEVSSRLTTEQILYNIKQEYKRMQKRRHLESSFQQTDACCSTDAQPPASVLGGSTLPGTSSGPLSPAKKEQPLFTLRQVGMICERLLKEREEKVREEYEEILTTKLAEQYDAFVKFTHDQLMRRFGEQPASYVS; from the exons ATGGCGTGTGGTGCTACTTTAAAAAGGACTATGGATTTCGACCCTCTCATGAGCCAGGCGTCCCCGAAAAGGAGGCGATGCGCCCCAATGTCGACCCCGTCAGCTTCCACTTCTTCCCCGCAAAAATACCTGCGTATGGAGCCGTCTCCGTTCGGAGAGGTGTCGTCCAGACTCACAACAG AACAAATCCTCTACAACATAAAACAGGAGTATAAGCGCATGCAGAAGAGGAGGCACTTGGAGAGCAGCTTCCAGCAGACAGACGCTTGCTGTTCCACTGATGCACAGCCTCCTGCCTCCGTTCTCGGTGGATCCACTCTGCCAG GCACATCATCAGGGCCATTATCACCAGCTAAAAAAGAACAGCCTTTATTTACTCTAAGACAAGTTGGAATGATTTGTGAACGATTATTAAAAGAGCGAGAAGAGAAAGTTCGAGAGGAGTATGAAGAGATTTTGACAACAAAACTGGCAG AGCAATATGATGCATTTGTGAAATTTACACATGACCAGCTAATGCGGCGGTTTGGTGAACAACCTGCTAGTT ATGTCTCCTGA